The Archangium primigenium genomic interval CCTCTATCCGCGCCTCACCGCGCGCGAGCACGTGCGCTACGCGGGTGAGCTGCACGGCCTGTCCGGCGCGGCACTGGACCAGCGCATCGGCGAGCTGGTGGAGCTGTTGGACATGAGGGAGATCGCGGACCGGCGCACGGAGGGCTTCAGCCAGGGCGAGCGCATGAAGGTGGCGCTGGCGCGGGCGCTGGTGCACGGGCCGCGCAACGTGCTGCTCGACGAGCCCACCAACGGTCTGGACGTGATGAGCACCCGCGCGGTGCGCACGCTCATCCAGCGGCTGCGCGAGCGGGGGCACTGCATCGTGTTCTCCAGCCACGTGATGCAGGAGGTGGCGGCGCTGTGCGACCGCATCGTCGTGGTGGCGCGGGGACGGGTGGTGGCGGACGGCACGGCGGACGAGTTGCGCGCGCGCACGGGCAAGGACAGCCTCGAGGAGGCCTTCGTGACGGTCATCGGCAGTGAGCAGGGGTTGATGCAGTGAAGGCGCTCTTCTCCACGGTCTTCAAGAAGGAACTGCGCGACCATCTGCGCGACCGGCGCTCGGTGGCGAGCGCGGTGGGCTTCACGCTGATGGGGCCGCTCCTGTTCGGGATGATGTTCACGGTGATGGCCTCCTGGGTGCGCGAGGACAAGCCGCTGGAGCTGCCGGTGGTGGGCCGCACGCACGCGCCGAGCCTGGTGGCGTTCCTGGAGCGCGCGGGGGCGAAGCTGTCCGAGGCGCCCCAGGACTACGAGGCGCTCATCCAGGCGGGCAAGGTGGACACGGTGCTCGTCATCCCCGACACCTACGGCAAGGACTTCTCCGAGGGTCACTCGGCGGCGGTGCACCTGGTGATGGACAACTCGCGCAACCAGGCGCGCAAGACGGTGCAACGCGCGCGGCAGTTGCTCGCGGCGTACTCGGGGATGCTGGGCTCGCAGCGCCTGCTGGCGCGCGGCGTGGCGCCGGAGCTGGCCGCGCCCTTGAAGGTCGAGGAGGTGGACCTGTCCACGCCCGAGCGGCTGGCGGCGACCCTGCTCACCATCATCCCCATCTTCCTGGTGTTCGCGACGTTCTCGGGCGGGATGAACGTGGCCATCGACGCCATGGCGGGCGAGCGCGAGCGCGGCTCGCTGGAGTCCCTGCTGCTCAACCCCGTGCGGCGCGAGGCGCTGGTGATGGGCAAGTGGATGACGGCGGTGGTGTTCGCGGTGGTGGCGGCCACGGTGTGTCTGCTCGGCTTCGTGGGGGTGATGACCCAGGTGCCCCTGCAGGACCTGGGCGTGAAGGTGCGGCTGGATGCCGTGGCGGTGCTGTGTCTGTGGGCGGGCGTGCTGCCGCTCGCGCTCATGGCCTCGGCGGTGCAGATGCTCCTGTCCACCTTCGCGCGCTCCTTCAAGGAAGCCCAGACCTACATCCAGGTGCTGATGCTCCTGCCGATGATTCCCGGCATGGTGCTGGTGCTCTCGCCCGTGCAAAGCCAGACGTGGATGTTCGCGGTGCCGGTGCTGGGCCAGGAGATGATCATCCAGGAGGTAATTCGGGGTGAGCCCCTGGGGGTGTTGCCCTTCCTGCTGGGATTGGCGAGCTGTGCCGCGCTCGCGGGGGTATTCCTCGCGTGGACGGCGCGCCTGCTCGCCGACGAGCGCATCATCTTCGGGCGGTCTTGAATAAAAACCGGTTTTTCGTGCATTCTCCCATGAATAGGATTTTCCCGTGGGAGCGAATCATGAAGCACGATGAGCGGACGTGGTGGGGACGAGGGGTGGTCCTGGCGGGGCTCGCGGCCCTCTTCTCTGGAGCCGGGTGCGACCCCCGAGCGGAAGAGAGCGCCGGACCCGAGCAGCGGACGTTCGCGCTCACCGGGCTCGCGGGTGACACCCGGTGTGGCTGGGGCG includes:
- a CDS encoding ATP-binding cassette domain-containing protein — its product is MIDVKHLHKRFGQVTAVEDVTFRAEDGVVTGLLGPNGAGKTTTLRMLYTLIRPDRGQATVDGLDVAERPLEVRQAIGVLPDARGLYPRLTAREHVRYAGELHGLSGAALDQRIGELVELLDMREIADRRTEGFSQGERMKVALARALVHGPRNVLLDEPTNGLDVMSTRAVRTLIQRLRERGHCIVFSSHVMQEVAALCDRIVVVARGRVVADGTADELRARTGKDSLEEAFVTVIGSEQGLMQ
- a CDS encoding ABC transporter permease, which produces MKALFSTVFKKELRDHLRDRRSVASAVGFTLMGPLLFGMMFTVMASWVREDKPLELPVVGRTHAPSLVAFLERAGAKLSEAPQDYEALIQAGKVDTVLVIPDTYGKDFSEGHSAAVHLVMDNSRNQARKTVQRARQLLAAYSGMLGSQRLLARGVAPELAAPLKVEEVDLSTPERLAATLLTIIPIFLVFATFSGGMNVAIDAMAGERERGSLESLLLNPVRREALVMGKWMTAVVFAVVAATVCLLGFVGVMTQVPLQDLGVKVRLDAVAVLCLWAGVLPLALMASAVQMLLSTFARSFKEAQTYIQVLMLLPMIPGMVLVLSPVQSQTWMFAVPVLGQEMIIQEVIRGEPLGVLPFLLGLASCAALAGVFLAWTARLLADERIIFGRS